Part of the Catalinimonas alkaloidigena genome is shown below.
GAACGAAAGGCCTATGCCGCCGTGGCTTTTCAATATTTAGCAGAAGACCTGATCTTAAAGTCTACGGAAATGGATGAAGTCCTAAAACAACCAACTCGTTTTTCCATGACAGAAACTGAAAGGATGCGACTGCAATCTTTCTCTGAAGACTATCTGCAATTAGCCAGTGAGATGCTAGAAAGATCAGATAAGTTTTTGTTAGAAGTGGCTCATTGCCGATCTTTACAGACTCAAAGAGATCAGCAACAAAAAAGACTGGAAAGAACCACTATTGCCAATACCATAGTACTGGATTATTAAATTTTTATACCCCATGAAAAACTATTTTGCTTTTTTCTGGCTAGCCATGCTATGCCTTGTTTCCTGTAATTCTCAGGTTGAAGTTACACCCAAGTATCCTCTCAAAGAATTACTGCATGAGAAAAGCTGGAAGGTAGTCTCCATACAGGCAGAGAGAAAAAGTGATGGTGAAGTGCTGGACTGGTACGAACAACTACCTGCCTGTATCAAAGACAATATCTTCTTCACAGAAGCTCCCGGTACCGGTGCTGTAGGCGAACTGCATGCTGAAGAAGGTAGTACACTTTGCAAGGAGAATGACCTATCCTACATCCCCCACATTGCCGGATGGAAGCTCAATGATGACCACAGTATCTTTTCAGTCTCTCTTTTTGACTCCGGCCACAGCATGCTCTATGGCTATGAAACAGAAGAATCCTACACTTTTGAAAACTGGATGGTGGATGAACTGAATGAAAAATACATGCAGATCAAGGTAGATAAAATTTTTGAAGAGCACGCTTATACTTTTACGATTAGGTTTGAGGTTACTAACTAATAATTCTATCCCCCTAGTACAAATCGAAATTAAGCAACTTTTTGGCACATCCGAAAATTAGTCAAACTACTCAGGCACTGGTAAATCTTTTGATTTTTTTCAGGTACTTAATGGTACCATAGGTCAATGTAATCAAGGCAATCACCCCGATAAGAATGTGCAAAGCATTATCAAACGCTGCTGTAGGTTCATGCTCATAGGTCTGTTTCAGGATCAAGAGCATGCAGCCCAGCAACCAGATATACGAGGTGTTGTACTCTTTAAGAATGACCCGCTTCCACTGAAAAGTCATGCTGTTTAAAGTCGTACCCAGCCCTTTGAATTTAGGAATCCAACGTCCGGTAGTGGCTTTGTAGGCTTCAAACTCAGCGCCAAATTTGTTATGCAGAAAATTTTCTTCTGCCATGATGATTGCCTGATACACAAAGATAAAGAAAGGCCCTCCGATCAGTAGAAAGTATAAACTATTGGCCAGTACTCCGGTACCAATCAGCATCAGCACATTTCCTACATACATGGGGTTCCGGCAGTGAGCGAAAATACCGTCAGTAACCAGCTTCTCAGCATATACCTGTCGGTTTTTGCCACCACGGATAATATACACCAATCCTATGGTTGTCCAGCGTATACTTTGTCCCGTAAGGGCTATGATTCCTCCCAATATGATGGCTGTTACATAATGTCCAAAGATGGGAGGAGAGGGAAGAAAAAGTGCCAGATAAAATACCGGAAACATGAAGTTCCGGTAGTGAAAGATGAAATTACCTATTTTAACCATTATTTTACAGCTACGAGTCCACAGAAGTTATACCATTTGAAAAAGACCTCAAAGTACCGGAATTTATGGTTGAGCAGCATTTCCCGGTTCTCCATCAGTTTGTAAGGGATCAGCACATTTTCCAGCGCCTCACGCTTCTGCGATATTTCCATTTCACTATAGCTATTCCTTCGTTTATAATTATAATAGTAGTTGATAAACAGGCGGTTGAAAATAGAATCTTCACCCAGCACTTTCTCCACCAGGATTAATGCGCCATTGGGGTTCATCTGCTCATAAATCTCGGTGATCAGTTTGTCCCGGTAAAGGGGACGCACAAACTGAAGGGTAAGGCAAAGCACCACCACGGAAGCATTCTCTAATTGTATACCTTGGTGCAGATTCGTATTCCTTAATTCGTACGCTCTGGTGAAATTTGCTTCTTTGAGCTTCTCATCACACTTGCTGAGCATATCATCCGACTCATCTATGCCCACAAATTTAATACTGTTGTCCAGCATGCTGTCCATACCAATCATAGTGGTACCGGTAGAGCAGCCCAGGTCGTAAACCACTGAGCCGGGCATAGCAAAATCAGC
Proteins encoded:
- a CDS encoding methyltransferase family protein; its protein translation is MFPVFYLALFLPSPPIFGHYVTAIILGGIIALTGQSIRWTTIGLVYIIRGGKNRQVYAEKLVTDGIFAHCRNPMYVGNVLMLIGTGVLANSLYFLLIGGPFFIFVYQAIIMAEENFLHNKFGAEFEAYKATTGRWIPKFKGLGTTLNSMTFQWKRVILKEYNTSYIWLLGCMLLILKQTYEHEPTAAFDNALHILIGVIALITLTYGTIKYLKKIKRFTSA
- the cmoA gene encoding carboxy-S-adenosyl-L-methionine synthase CmoA, whose translation is MKDSVNEGVKDISEKTIDIKDEVFKEPTNRVDDFKFSKKVATVFDDMVSRSVPFYGEMQRMVAEIAADFAMPGSVVYDLGCSTGTTMIGMDSMLDNSIKFVGIDESDDMLSKCDEKLKEANFTRAYELRNTNLHQGIQLENASVVVLCLTLQFVRPLYRDKLITEIYEQMNPNGALILVEKVLGEDSIFNRLFINYYYNYKRRNSYSEMEISQKREALENVLIPYKLMENREMLLNHKFRYFEVFFKWYNFCGLVAVK